The DNA window GGGCTTTATGCGCAAGGTGGTACTTTAACTTATGATTCAACTACTGGAGATTTAAAAGCTACAGGTAATAATGCAATACTTGCTTATGCTGATGCCTCTGGTACTATCAACTTAAATGGTGGAAAAACTTTAAATGTTGGAGCAGGTGGTATAGGAGTTGGAGCTAAAGGAGGAAATGTCTTAGCTAATAAAACAACTGTAATCCAAGTAAATGGTCTTGAAGGTATTGGAGCTTATGTAAATGGTGGAAGAATAAGCCCTAACTTTGATATCAAAGTTAAAGGTACTAAAGGTAGAGGAGTTTACGCAACAGGTAATGTTTTAAGTTTAGCTAAAGTAAGTGAATTAAAAGGAACAGGATCTATTGCTTATGTTTTAGAAAATGTAACTAACCATGTATCTGTACCTAATGCAATACAATTAACTGATACAGCTTCTACTGGTCAATTTGGTGTTGTAGCTATGGGTAGTGGAAATGGATTAACAGTTAATAATATAAAAGTTGTTGGAAATAGTAATATTGGGGTATCTAGTACAACTGGTAAAGCTGTAATAAATAATGGTACATTAAATGTTGCTAACTCTGTAGCTAATAAGACATCAATAGGTATTTACTCTAGAGGTGGAAGTATAACAAATAAAGGTACTGTAACAGTTGGAGCTAACTCTTTAGGTATTTATGGTGAAAAATCATCAGTAACAACTGGCGCATTAACAGTAGCTGGAAATAAAGGTGTTGGAATATCTTTAAATAATAAGACTGGTGCTCTTGGAAATGTTATTGTAAATGGAAATGTAAGTGTTGGAGCTAACCAAGCTGTAGGTATACAAGTTTCTAAAGCTAATATTACTGTAAATAACCTAACTGTTGGTAATGGAGATAGTAAAGGTATCTTTGCTGATGGCGCTGGAAATATTACAGCAAGAGGAAATGTTGATGTAGGAGCAAATTCAGTAGGTATCTATCAAAAAGCTGGAAATGGAATAATAAGAGTAGGTACTTTAAATAATACTATGAAGGTTGGAGAAAAAGGTTATGGAGTTCTATCACAAGGTTCAGCTGTAATTAATAACTCTAATTTAACAGTAGGAAAAGAAGGAATAGGTATCTATGTAAAAGACAATAATCTAACATCAAAAGGTACTGTAACAGTAGGAACTAATGGTGTGGGATTATTCTTAAAAGGAGCTGGAAAAACATTAAGATCTGAAGGTCTAGTAACAGTTGCAACTAATAACTCTATAGGAGTATATGCAGATGGCGCAAATATTATCCAAAAAGGTGGAATGAAGATAGGAAATACTTCTAAAATGGGAGGAATGTCAGGAAATAGCACTCCATTTACAGGAATAGGAGTTTACTCTAAAGGAGATGGAAATGTAAGTGCTGAAGGAAATCTAATAGTAGGTTATGATTCTATAGGAGTATATAAAAATGGAAAAGGAACTGTTAATGTAGGTTCTGCATCAGGAAATGATAAATTAGCAGTTGCTGATAAAGGATATGGAATCTACCATATGGGTGGATCATCTTCAAATAGTGTAGTTAACAGTAAGATGAATATCACACTAGGAAAAGAAGGTGTAGGTATTTATGGAAAGAATACTACTGTAAACCAAACAGGAAATATTAAAGTTGGAGAAACTACAATAGGAAATGGTGGATTTAGCGATCCAAATAAGAATAAGAACTCTATAGGTATATTTGCAGATAATTCTAATGTTAATTATTCTGGTACTATGACTGTAGATAAGCCATTATCAGTAGGTATTTATGCAGCAAATGGAGGAACAGTAACTCTTAGAAATGGAGCTACATTAAATATTAAAAATGGTGCTACAGGTATAATGACAGGAAAAGGTGTAGCAGGTGTTACAGTAAGTAAAGGTGCTGTAATAAATGTTGATGGAAAAGCAAACCATCCAAGTGCATCAAGTAAAAATGTATCGTTTGGTATCGCAGCATATAGTGGAATAATAGATAACCAAGGAGTTATAAATTTAACAAATGGAGCTACAGGAATTTATCTTGGAGGATCTGCTAGCCTTAAAAATGGAAGCGAAGGAACTATAAATATTGTACCAGGTCATACTGGAAGTAAAATTGGTACACCAGGAGGACCTTCAAAAGCAGATCTTGGAGGAGTAATAATAGATAAAGGTGGAAAAATATCTATTAACCATAAAGTAGTAACAGCAGGAAGAATCAATATTACAGGAAGCTTAAATATGGATGGAATGGGAATAGATATTACAGGAAGACCAATAATAGATGCGCATTCTATTGGAGGAGTAGCTTTTGTAGAACCAAACTTCTCAGAAGGAAATTCAAAACAAGCTTATGTAATTGCAGATGTATTTAGAACAAGTGGAATAGGTACATTCTCAGGAGATGTTCAATCTAGATCAGTATCTTGGATAGCTAAAATAACTCATGGAAGTGTTCCAGGAACTACAACTAAAGATATAACAGTTGCAAGAATACCATATCAAAGTCTAATTAAAGGAGTAAGATATGCAGAACTTGCAAAAGGTATGGAAGGTGTAAGAACAAATATTAGTACAAATTCTTCATCAGAAATATTTAAATCATTTGATAGAATAGATACTCATAGAGAATTTGGAAGATCAGTGGCAGAAATTCGTGGAGATATATACTCTAATTTACAAGAAAGAATGAAGACTGTTGAAGGAGCATTTGATAAATCTTATGATGAATTATTATCTTCATATAATAAGACAAGAAATGCTAGCAAGTTTAGTATAATCCATACAAGAGGAGAACATGAAGATTCAACTTTAGGAGTAACAGGATATAAATATAATACATCAGGAGCTTTATATGTAAATGATAGAGAAGGCTTTACATATGGTGGAAAATATGGATGGTCAGCTGGAGTAGTGGGAACTAAGTTTGAATTTAATGACGAAACAAATAAAGGTTCAAAAGAAACAGTTGTATCAGGAAAAGTAGGAGTACACTATCAAACACCATTAAATGGCTTTGATGATAATGCAAGATTAAAATGGTTAACAAGAGGAGAAATCACAGTAAATGACCATAGAACAAAGAAACATAGCTTAGTAAATGGAGATAACTATATAAATAAAGCGCATTTCTATTCAACAGATATATCTTGGAAGAATAAAGTATTCTATGAACATGATATAAATACAAAATGGACTTTAACACCTTATGGAGGAGTAGATTTATCTTATGGACATGTATCAAAAATAAAGGAAAGAGGAAATGAGTTAGATCTAGAAGTTAAGGCAAAAGATTACTTTACAATAACACCAAATATAGGAGTAGAAACAAAATATACATTGCCATTAGGATTAACACATCAAGCATTTGCGAAGTTGGATACACAAGTAGATTATGATGTAACAAAACTATATAGAAATCCAAATATGGCAAAGATAAAGAATGCAAATACTGGATATTATAAGCTATCAGAACCAGAAAGAAGAAGAGGTAGAGTAACAGTAGGAGCAGAATTAGGATTTGAAAAAGAAGGTACATATGGAGTAACATTCAGAGCAGAGTATCAAGGCTACAAGAAGAGTGATATGAATTATGGAGTAAAATTAAATTACAAATTCTAAGAATAAAAAAAGGGTATTGGTTACAATATGTAGCCAATACCCTTCAGTTTTTCAATGCTTTAGAAATTCTATTCAGCATAAATCCAAAGAACAGCATCTTGGGATAAACCTCTATTATTTTTAAATTTTTCTCCACCTGCATTTAAAGCAACTATACCCCAATAACCTTTATGCACCGGTGTAAATGAGAAATAACCATTTGCATCAGTATATAGTGTCATAGTAAGTTTTTTATCTTGCTTTAAAATATCAGAAAATTGAGAGTTTTCAATATCTGCATTCAAATATTCAATTACAATTTTAATATCAGAAACAGTTTTTCCATCATTATTAACTACCTGTCCTTTAAACATGTTATCTTTCCAAGTGATAGGATTAGTAAGAGGGATAATTTCTGGATAACCTTCAATAACTCTATTTTTCCAATCTGTTTCTTCTCCACCTCTGTTAGTTATAACTTTTGTAATTTGTTGCATATGAGTACCTTCTCTTTCTTCAAAGTAAGGATAAGGTATAAGAACAAATACCCAATCACCATTATCGTTTGCACCAAAGTTAAATTTATATCCAGAACTTTGATTTCCTTTTGTACCAAACTTTATAGGAGAAAGCACAGATTTTAAATCATTTTTATTCCCTCTATGTACAACAAAAAATTCTTCCACATCTTGGAAGCCACCTTTATCATCTTTACCCATATTCAAATTTTTAGATTTTACTCCATTTGCAATATGTTCTGTAAAAAATATTTGAAATGGAACTGTTGATTTTTTACTTATATTTAAATCAGGTGTATAAATCAATTGAAAATGTGAAAATGCTGGTATTGATAAACAAATAAAAAGGCATAGTAATAAAAATTTCTTAAACATAAATTTTCCCTCCATAAATATGTTATACTTTAAACTTCTTATTATATTGTATTATCAAAAAATAAAAGTGTAAATTATTTTTTCTTGTAAATCAAAGTTCCAATATATGCTGTTAAAGGAACAGCTATTAAAATTCCAATACTTCCACAGATAGATCTCATAATTTCCACAGCAATATCTTGGAAATTCAAAATTCTAATAAGTGGATATTCATTTGCTTGAATATAAATAAGTAACAATGTAAATATAGAACTTGCAATATAGGCAAGAATTAATGTATTAATCATAGTACCTATAATGTCATTACCAATATTTATAGCAGATTTAAACATAGATTTTTTAGACATATTTGGATCTGTTTCATGTAATTCATTGATAGATGAAGTTATAGAAACTGCCACATCCATTACAGCTCCCAAGCTTCCTATAATAACTCCTGCTGGAATTAATTCTTTTATTTTGACATTTTTTAAAAGATAGGCAGAAGCTAAAAGATCAGAGTCTAAAAAACCATTAAGACGCATTCTATATGTAAATATATATGAAAGTATACCTGCTATTAAAACCCCACTTGTAACACCCAATAATGCAATAACAAATTTTTTATTCATTCCTACTGTAAAATATATCGTTACCAAAGATGAAAAAATAGTAGTTATTATAGCAAAAAATATAGGGGAATAACCATTATATATTGCTGGTATAAATATTTTTATAATAAAAGCAATAGTTACTATCAATGCAAACAGAGCTTTTAAACCATTTTTTCTAGCAATTAAAAGAACAAGAACAATAAAGCTAATACCCATTATATATAGTTCTATTCTTTTATCCACATCAGAGATATAGTATTGTAATTGCATTTCATCACTACCATAGTTATCAAATGTTTTGTAAACTACAACTCTATCTCCCACTTTGGCATTGATATTGTACTCATCGTCTTTATATATAGGTAAGTCAATTTCTACAACTTCTCCCTTGTCAGTACCTTCTAAAAGTTTTACATTAAATTTTTGTAATTTTGCTACACCTTCTTCATCTGAGTTTTCTTCAGAAACAAGAGCAATAATCTTTCCAGATAGATACTCCTCTTTTGTTTCAATTTTATTTGTTGCAACTTCATCTGGAAAAGTAATAACAGAACATAATAAAAATATCATAAATACAAAAAATTTTTTCATAATTTTCACCCTCATATATAAAAATTAAAAAAATAGAGGGATAAATTTATCCCCCTTATTAATATTTTTTCTTACTTTCTTATTCCTAATTTAGTAATTAAAGCTCTGTATCCTTCAAGATCTTTCTTAGTTAGATAAGCAAGTAATCTTTTTCTTTGCCCAACCATTTTAAGTAATCCTAATCTTGAGTGAAAGTCTTTCTTGTGCACTCTTAGGTGTTCAGTTAAGTGATTAATTTTTTCAGTAAGTAGAGCTATTTGAACCTCAGTTGATCCAGTATCTGCTTCTGATTTTCCAAATTCTTTAATAATTTCTGCCTTTGTTCTCATTTTATTCCTCCTAATATTTAATATCTAAGCTAAGTAATACATTGGCTAATTGCAAAACTGAGCTTAAATTACCTGTTTATTCTAGCAAAAATATTTAAAAATGTCAATAATTATTAAATATTCTCATTTTTCATTATGGCTTCAAATTCAGGGCCCATAATAGTTTCTTTTTCTAATAATATTCTTGTAACTTCTTCTAATTTATCTCTATTTTCAGTTAAGATACTTAAAGCTTTTTGATATCTTTCATTGATTATACTTCTTATTTCATCATCAATTTCTTTTCCTGTTTGTTCAGAATAATATTTACTTTGGAACATATCTCCTTCTCTTGTTCCATCTAGTAAAATAGGTCCAAATTTTTCACTCATACCTAATTTAGTAACCATTTGTTGAGCATAGCTAGTTGCAACTTGAATATCATTACTTGCACCAGAAGTTATGTTATCCTTACCAAATATTATTTCTTCTGCTGCTCTTCCACCAAAGAATATAGCAATTTCATCCATAAAATACTTTTTAGAATAAACTATTTTTTGTTCAGCAGGAAGTGATAAAGTATATCCACCAGCTTGTCCTCTTGGTATCATGGTTATTTTATGAACCTTTGTTTCACTACCTAATACAAAATTTACAATAGCATGTCCAGACTCATGATAAGCAACTATTCTCTTTTCTTTTTCTGGAACAACTTTTGATCTCTTTTCAGGTCCCATTTCAACTTTTTCAGAAGCTTCTTCTAAATCAGCCATAGTTATCTCAGTTCTTCCTGCTCTTGCAGCAAGTATAGCACCTTCATTTAAAATATTTGCTAAATCTGCTCCTGCCATTCCAGCTGTCTTTTTAGCTATAATTTTAAAATCTACATTAGGAGCAAATTTTTTACCTTTGGCATGAACTTTTAATATTTCTTCTCTACCTTTTATATCAGGCATATCAACAACAACCTGTCTGTCAAATCTTCCTGGTCTTCTTAAAGCTCTATCTAATACATCAGCTCTGTTTGTTGCAGCCAAAACTATTATAGTTTCATCAGTACCAAATCCATCCATTTCTACAAGAAGTTGATTTAGAGTTTGTTCTCTTTCATCATTTCCACCACCTTGTCCAGTTCCTCTTTTTCTACCAACAGCATCTATTTCATCTATAAATACTATACAAGGTGCATTTTTTCTTGCTTTGTTAAATAAATCTCTAACTCTTGAAGCTCCAACTCCGACGAACATTTCCACAAATTCAGAACCAGACATACTGAAAAATGGTACTTTTGCTTCTCCAGCAACTGCTTTTGCAAGTAGAGTTTTACCTGTTCCAGGTTCACCTAAAAGAAGAACACCCTTAGGAATTTTTGCCCCAATTTTTCTAAATTTTTCAGGTTCTTTTAAGAAATCAACAACTTCTTTTAATTCTTGTTTAGCTTCATCAATACCAGCAACATCAGTAAAAGTTACATTGGAAATATTTTCACCATTCTCTTTTGCTCTTGATTTACCCATATTGAATATTTGTGGTCCACCACCACTTCCACCTCTGTTCATTCTATTTAGCATAAATACTAAGAAACCTATCATTATAATATAAGGTAAGAATGCTAGCACTATACTAAGTAATAATGAAGGTTCAGGTGGGTCAATAGATCTAATTATAGCAGAGTTATTGTTTATAACAGTCATTAAATTAGCATCTTCACCTAATCTATTTGTTATAAGTCTAGCTTTAAATCCTTGAACTTCTTCCTTTGTTTTTATACCTAATTTAGCTTTAAGACCACCTGATTTATTTTGAGTAACTTGATTTAATTTAGCAGGGTCTTCTTTATATCCATAGATATAGCCATCTCTCTCTTCTATAACATTAATATTTTTATCTTCAATATTTTTAATAAAAGTAGAATAGCTTATATCATTAGTTTTTTCACTTGCACTTTCATCCATCATACTAGGAACAACAAATGCCAAAGTTATTATAAAAATTAACATTAATAAACCTTTAAAGTTAAAATTTACTTTTACAGCCTTTCCAACAACTCTTCTTCTTTCATCATCTCTTTTATTATTAAAAGGATTATGTTTATCATCTTGTTTTTGTTCTTCATCAGATGGTTTCTTATCTTCTTTATCTTCATTTTGATTATCTGGTTCTTGAGAATTTTCTTGTTTTTTTTCATCATTTTCGTTTTCTTTATTTTCCTGTTTCTCATGAACATCAGAGTCATCTTTATTTTTTAAATCTTCATTTTCAAACTGATTATCGTTCATTTTACCTCCTCCACTGTGATTAAAACTTTTATAAGTTTATTTTCATTTTTATTTATTTTAGGAATATAAGCTTTTTTAACATTATAAATCCAAAATATAGTGTTATTATATAGAAAAATTGGTAATCTATCTCTTATATCCTTAGGAATTTTTTGGTCTATAAAAATTTCTTTTATTTTTTTAGAATGTTTTTCACCTAAAAAAATTCTATCTCCCTCTTTCCTATATCTGACTTCTATTATATCATTATATATAGCATCTAGTAAATATTGATTTTTTTGCTTCGGAATATCTAAGTTTTCTACTGTACTTACAGTTATTTTAAAGTTATCAAAAATTTGCTCACTTGGAA is part of the Fusobacterium nucleatum genome and encodes:
- the rpsO gene encoding 30S ribosomal protein S15; translation: MRTKAEIIKEFGKSEADTGSTEVQIALLTEKINHLTEHLRVHKKDFHSRLGLLKMVGQRKRLLAYLTKKDLEGYRALITKLGIRK
- the ftsH gene encoding ATP-dependent zinc metalloprotease FtsH; this encodes MNDNQFENEDLKNKDDSDVHEKQENKENENDEKKQENSQEPDNQNEDKEDKKPSDEEQKQDDKHNPFNNKRDDERRRVVGKAVKVNFNFKGLLMLIFIITLAFVVPSMMDESASEKTNDISYSTFIKNIEDKNINVIEERDGYIYGYKEDPAKLNQVTQNKSGGLKAKLGIKTKEEVQGFKARLITNRLGEDANLMTVINNNSAIIRSIDPPEPSLLLSIVLAFLPYIIMIGFLVFMLNRMNRGGSGGGPQIFNMGKSRAKENGENISNVTFTDVAGIDEAKQELKEVVDFLKEPEKFRKIGAKIPKGVLLLGEPGTGKTLLAKAVAGEAKVPFFSMSGSEFVEMFVGVGASRVRDLFNKARKNAPCIVFIDEIDAVGRKRGTGQGGGNDEREQTLNQLLVEMDGFGTDETIIVLAATNRADVLDRALRRPGRFDRQVVVDMPDIKGREEILKVHAKGKKFAPNVDFKIIAKKTAGMAGADLANILNEGAILAARAGRTEITMADLEEASEKVEMGPEKRSKVVPEKEKRIVAYHESGHAIVNFVLGSETKVHKITMIPRGQAGGYTLSLPAEQKIVYSKKYFMDEIAIFFGGRAAEEIIFGKDNITSGASNDIQVATSYAQQMVTKLGMSEKFGPILLDGTREGDMFQSKYYSEQTGKEIDDEIRSIINERYQKALSILTENRDKLEEVTRILLEKETIMGPEFEAIMKNENI
- a CDS encoding DUF4198 domain-containing protein — its product is MFKKFLLLCLFICLSIPAFSHFQLIYTPDLNISKKSTVPFQIFFTEHIANGVKSKNLNMGKDDKGGFQDVEEFFVVHRGNKNDLKSVLSPIKFGTKGNQSSGYKFNFGANDNGDWVFVLIPYPYFEEREGTHMQQITKVITNRGGEETDWKNRVIEGYPEIIPLTNPITWKDNMFKGQVVNNDGKTVSDIKIVIEYLNADIENSQFSDILKQDKKLTMTLYTDANGYFSFTPVHKGYWGIVALNAGGEKFKNNRGLSQDAVLWIYAE
- a CDS encoding YibE/F family protein encodes the protein MKKFFVFMIFLLCSVITFPDEVATNKIETKEEYLSGKIIALVSEENSDEEGVAKLQKFNVKLLEGTDKGEVVEIDLPIYKDDEYNINAKVGDRVVVYKTFDNYGSDEMQLQYYISDVDKRIELYIMGISFIVLVLLIARKNGLKALFALIVTIAFIIKIFIPAIYNGYSPIFFAIITTIFSSLVTIYFTVGMNKKFVIALLGVTSGVLIAGILSYIFTYRMRLNGFLDSDLLASAYLLKNVKIKELIPAGVIIGSLGAVMDVAVSITSSINELHETDPNMSKKSMFKSAINIGNDIIGTMINTLILAYIASSIFTLLLIYIQANEYPLIRILNFQDIAVEIMRSICGSIGILIAVPLTAYIGTLIYKKK